From Amycolatopsis sp. cg9, one genomic window encodes:
- a CDS encoding M50 family metallopeptidase codes for MSSPVPLALGSPAGDALSALRTAAADTSPAGSLLEQAQTPAVITLVAGGVALLVVLVGGTPWRLVRNVVTIVHEAGHALAAVLVGRRLQGIKLHSDTSGVTVSRGKPEGPGMAFTAMAGYLAPSVLGLLFASLLGNDLVGTVLGLIALLLLGVLVMVRNAYGVFTVVASAVVLALVAFVAPVEVQAPFGYLVTWFLLFGGVRPVVELQTKRRRGQARDSDADQLGRLTAVPPVLWVLVFAVATVSCLIAGGLWLLEPVAT; via the coding sequence GTGAGTTCGCCCGTTCCTCTCGCGCTCGGCAGCCCGGCCGGTGACGCCCTGTCAGCCCTCCGGACGGCCGCCGCCGACACCTCGCCGGCCGGTTCGCTGCTCGAACAGGCCCAGACGCCCGCGGTGATCACCCTGGTCGCCGGCGGTGTGGCGCTGCTGGTCGTGCTCGTCGGCGGTACGCCGTGGCGGCTGGTGCGCAACGTCGTCACGATCGTGCACGAGGCCGGGCACGCGCTGGCCGCGGTGCTCGTCGGGCGGCGGCTGCAGGGCATCAAGCTGCACTCGGACACTTCGGGCGTCACCGTCTCGCGCGGCAAGCCCGAGGGGCCGGGCATGGCGTTCACCGCGATGGCCGGGTACCTCGCGCCGTCGGTCCTGGGGCTGCTGTTCGCCAGCTTGCTCGGCAACGACCTGGTCGGCACCGTGCTCGGGCTGATCGCGCTGCTGCTGCTCGGTGTCCTGGTGATGGTGCGCAACGCCTACGGGGTGTTCACCGTCGTCGCCAGTGCCGTGGTGCTCGCGCTGGTCGCGTTCGTCGCGCCGGTCGAGGTGCAGGCGCCGTTCGGCTACCTGGTGACCTGGTTCCTGCTGTTCGGTGGCGTGCGGCCGGTGGTCGAGCTGCAGACGAAACGCCGTCGCGGCCAGGCGCGGGACTCCGACGCCGACCAGCTCGGCCGGCTCACCGCGGTGCCGCCGGTGCTGTGGGTGCTGGTCTTCGCCGTGGCGACGGTCAGCTGCCTGATCGCCGGCGGGCTGTGGCTCCTGGAGCCCGTGGCCACCTGA
- a CDS encoding DNA-3-methyladenine glycosylase, whose product MTASMLDSEITVHGEFDLAAAARFLTGFAPAGQPAAEAGALRVAFPLEGAWTPVGAVLRQRSPGAVAVAVHGPPEHAAAILAQVRRMCSLDVDGTAFTAAGARDPVVSLLQQLHPGLRPVLFASPYEAACWAVLSHRVWMTQAVRLRRRLTERHGAEVDVGGSRLTSFPSPAVLAELEFMPGLSGQKVQRLRGIAEAAAAGALDAATLRAMSPDEALDRLRLLPGIGRFSAELILIRGAGHPDIFPQDEGRLHEIMRDAYHLPEAGVPELAEIAEAWAPFRSWVSFLFRVEGEARLRESR is encoded by the coding sequence ATGACGGCTTCGATGCTGGACAGCGAGATCACGGTGCACGGCGAGTTCGACCTGGCCGCGGCGGCCCGCTTCTTGACCGGCTTCGCCCCGGCCGGGCAGCCGGCGGCGGAGGCGGGCGCGCTCCGCGTGGCCTTCCCGCTCGAAGGCGCGTGGACGCCGGTGGGAGCGGTGCTGCGGCAGAGATCACCCGGCGCGGTGGCGGTGGCGGTGCACGGCCCGCCCGAGCACGCGGCGGCGATCCTGGCCCAGGTGCGGCGGATGTGCTCGCTGGACGTCGACGGCACGGCCTTTACGGCGGCCGGCGCCCGCGACCCGGTGGTGTCCCTGCTGCAGCAGCTGCACCCGGGGCTGCGGCCGGTGCTGTTCGCCTCGCCGTACGAAGCGGCGTGCTGGGCGGTGCTCAGCCACCGGGTCTGGATGACCCAGGCGGTCCGGCTGCGCCGGCGCCTGACGGAACGCCACGGTGCGGAGGTGGACGTCGGCGGCAGCAGGCTGACGTCGTTCCCGTCACCGGCGGTCCTGGCGGAGCTGGAGTTCATGCCGGGCCTGTCGGGCCAGAAGGTCCAGCGCCTGCGGGGAATCGCCGAGGCGGCGGCCGCGGGAGCACTGGACGCGGCGACGTTGCGGGCGATGTCCCCGGACGAGGCGTTGGACCGGCTGCGGCTCCTCCCGGGAATCGGCCGGTTCAGCGCCGAGCTGATCCTGATCCGCGGCGCGGGCCACCCGGACATCTTCCCGCAGGACGAGGGCCGCCTCCACGAGATCATGCGCGACGCGTACCACCTGCCGGAGGCGGGAGTGCCGGAGCTGGCGGAGATCGCGGAGGCGTGGGCCCCGTTCCGGAGCTGGGTGTCGTTCCTGTTCCGCGTCGAAGGCGAGGCCCGGCTGAGGGAGTCCCGATGA
- a CDS encoding class I SAM-dependent methyltransferase, whose protein sequence is MPTSRTTALERLNALLENPAETSDGYLDLLGAADQAGPPTGLTQRLMRTTLLPQVYERYWRPALGRALKGPLGPSMAGEVRLATRLLGLEPGHTALDVACGTGRFTRAFGAAVGAGGLAIGLDGARTMLAKAVAEAGPDSVAYLRADAVRPPLKESTVDGVCCFAALHMFAEPEAALDSFARVLKPGGRIVLLTSARRGWQPARLLDSAGGLVSGQKMFDRGEIAAGLRARGFTGITERYAGVTQIVAGRLG, encoded by the coding sequence GTGCCGACCAGCCGAACCACCGCCCTCGAGCGGCTGAACGCCCTGCTCGAGAACCCGGCGGAGACCAGCGACGGCTACCTCGACCTGCTGGGCGCCGCGGACCAGGCCGGTCCGCCGACCGGGCTCACCCAGCGCCTGATGCGCACGACCCTGCTCCCGCAGGTCTACGAGCGGTACTGGCGCCCCGCGCTCGGCCGCGCGCTCAAGGGCCCGCTCGGGCCGAGCATGGCCGGCGAGGTCCGCCTCGCCACGAGGCTCCTCGGCCTCGAACCCGGGCACACCGCGCTCGACGTCGCCTGCGGCACCGGCCGTTTCACGCGCGCGTTCGGCGCGGCCGTCGGCGCCGGCGGGCTCGCGATCGGGCTCGACGGCGCCCGCACGATGCTCGCCAAGGCCGTCGCGGAGGCCGGTCCGGACAGCGTCGCCTACCTGCGCGCGGACGCGGTGCGCCCGCCGCTGAAGGAGTCCACAGTGGACGGCGTCTGCTGCTTCGCCGCCCTCCACATGTTCGCCGAACCGGAAGCGGCGCTGGACTCCTTCGCGCGCGTGCTGAAACCCGGCGGCCGGATCGTCCTGCTGACCAGCGCCCGCCGCGGCTGGCAGCCCGCGCGCCTGCTCGACTCGGCCGGCGGCCTCGTGAGCGGGCAGAAGATGTTCGACCGCGGCGAAATCGCGGCGGGCCTGCGCGCCCGCGGCTTCACGGGGATCACCGAGCGGTACGCCGGCGTCACGCAGATCGTGGCGGGCCGGCTGGGCTGA
- a CDS encoding IS110 family transposase, protein MVVVLGNDVHKNTHTAVAVDEVGRKLGEQTVRATDAGHRQLLRWALRNWPEAEVVFAVEDCRHVSTRLERALLAAGQAVVRVPPKLMAGARSSARTRGKSDPIDALAIARAALREPDLPTATHDEASREVKLLVDHREDMIGTRTRMQNRLRWHLHELDPELDPAARSLDRRCELDRLTTWLAQQPASMVVRIAAELVTDIRDLTVRINALERELATRMTQQAPQLLALPGCGTLTAAKIIAETANITRFRSEACYAMHAGVAPIPASSGNTNRHRLARAGNRQLNAALHRIAVTQIRLDGPGRDYIHRRRSNGDTTMEALRALKRRLARVVFNLLRTDTTPRTAALPTAA, encoded by the coding sequence ATGGTGGTGGTGCTGGGTAACGATGTCCACAAGAACACCCACACAGCGGTCGCGGTGGACGAGGTGGGCCGCAAGCTGGGCGAGCAGACGGTGCGGGCCACCGACGCCGGTCATCGGCAGCTGCTGCGCTGGGCACTGCGGAACTGGCCGGAGGCCGAAGTGGTGTTCGCGGTGGAGGACTGCCGGCACGTCTCGACCCGGCTGGAACGGGCGCTGCTCGCCGCGGGCCAGGCCGTGGTCCGGGTACCGCCCAAGCTGATGGCCGGGGCCCGCTCCTCGGCGCGCACCCGCGGCAAGTCCGACCCGATCGACGCATTGGCCATCGCGCGAGCGGCGCTGCGGGAGCCGGACCTGCCGACCGCCACCCACGATGAGGCCTCACGGGAAGTCAAGCTGCTGGTCGACCACCGCGAGGACATGATCGGCACCCGCACCCGGATGCAGAACCGGCTGCGCTGGCACCTCCACGAACTCGACCCCGAACTCGATCCCGCCGCCCGCAGCCTGGACCGGCGCTGCGAGCTGGACCGGCTCACCACATGGCTGGCCCAGCAGCCGGCATCGATGGTGGTGCGCATCGCCGCCGAACTGGTCACCGACATCCGCGACCTCACCGTGCGCATCAACGCACTCGAACGCGAACTGGCCACCCGCATGACCCAGCAAGCACCGCAGCTGCTCGCCCTGCCCGGCTGCGGCACGCTGACCGCGGCGAAAATCATCGCAGAAACCGCGAACATCACCCGGTTCCGATCCGAAGCCTGCTACGCCATGCACGCAGGAGTCGCCCCCATCCCCGCCTCCTCGGGCAACACAAACCGACACCGGCTGGCCCGCGCCGGCAACCGGCAACTCAACGCCGCGCTGCACCGCATCGCCGTCACCCAGATTCGCCTGGACGGCCCCGGCCGCGACTACATCCACCGACGCCGCAGCAACGGAGACACCACCATGGAAGCACTCCGCGCCCTCAAACGACGCCTCGCCCGTGTCGTGTTCAACCTCCTGCGAACCGACACCACACCCCGCACAGCCGCGCTACCCACAGCAGCTTGA
- a CDS encoding M20 family metallopeptidase, with the protein MTHAEPVPPDDSYLRSLVEATADAVAAAEPLSSPHAGADEATRAEVTAAVERSSPDLVALSQDLHAHPEEGFAEHRSVRALADLLKRHGHEATVGVGGLDTALRVSTPERDGPHIAVLAEYDALPGLGHACGHNVICTTAAGGFLGAATVAERLGGRVSLIGTPAEEGGGGKEILARAGVFDDVDAVIMLHPFSHDIALHPFLGRRQLEMVFHGVGAHASAQPFMGRNALDAAVAAYQGVSALRQQLPQSDRVHGVFTDGGARPNVIPARAALLFYLRSQSPDTLRDLAARMTSIAEGAAAMTGCGVELIWDAQAAYLPIRFNTALAGRWSANQLGTGRKPLPPGIVPESLTGSTDLGNLSYRMPALHPMLAVSGPTVALHTKEFAAAAGSSTGDAGVRDGALGLALTAADYLGDAELRKAVHDEFEAAGGALDVPAFFD; encoded by the coding sequence ATGACCCACGCCGAACCCGTCCCGCCCGACGACAGCTACCTGCGTTCCCTGGTCGAGGCCACGGCCGACGCCGTCGCGGCCGCCGAACCGCTGTCCTCGCCGCACGCCGGCGCGGACGAGGCGACGCGGGCCGAGGTGACCGCCGCGGTCGAGCGCAGCTCACCCGATCTGGTGGCGTTGAGCCAAGATCTGCACGCGCACCCCGAAGAGGGGTTCGCCGAGCACCGGTCGGTGCGGGCGCTCGCGGACCTCCTGAAGCGCCATGGCCACGAAGCGACCGTCGGCGTCGGCGGGCTCGACACCGCGCTGCGCGTCAGCACGCCGGAGCGGGACGGGCCGCACATCGCCGTCCTCGCCGAGTACGACGCGCTGCCCGGGCTCGGTCACGCCTGCGGCCACAACGTCATCTGCACGACCGCCGCGGGCGGGTTCCTCGGCGCCGCCACCGTCGCCGAGCGGCTCGGCGGGCGGGTCAGCCTGATCGGCACGCCGGCCGAGGAAGGCGGGGGCGGCAAGGAGATCCTGGCCCGCGCGGGCGTGTTCGACGACGTCGACGCGGTGATCATGCTGCACCCGTTCAGCCACGACATCGCGCTGCACCCGTTCCTCGGGCGCCGCCAGCTCGAGATGGTCTTCCACGGCGTCGGCGCGCACGCGTCCGCGCAACCCTTCATGGGCCGCAACGCGCTCGACGCCGCGGTCGCCGCCTACCAGGGTGTATCGGCGCTGCGGCAGCAACTCCCGCAGAGCGACCGCGTCCACGGCGTCTTCACCGACGGCGGGGCCCGGCCGAACGTCATCCCGGCGCGGGCCGCGCTGTTGTTCTACCTCCGCTCCCAGAGCCCGGACACCTTGCGCGACCTCGCCGCCCGGATGACGTCGATCGCGGAAGGCGCGGCGGCGATGACCGGCTGCGGCGTCGAGCTGATCTGGGACGCACAGGCCGCGTACCTGCCGATCCGGTTCAACACCGCGCTCGCCGGGCGCTGGTCGGCCAACCAGCTGGGCACCGGCCGCAAGCCGCTGCCGCCGGGCATCGTGCCGGAGTCGCTCACCGGCTCCACGGACTTGGGAAACCTGTCGTACCGCATGCCCGCGCTGCACCCGATGCTCGCCGTCTCGGGTCCGACGGTCGCCTTGCACACCAAGGAGTTCGCGGCCGCGGCCGGATCGTCCACCGGGGACGCCGGGGTCCGCGACGGCGCGCTGGGCCTGGCCCTGACCGCGGCCGACTACCTGGGCGACGCCGAACTGCGGAAGGCGGTGCACGACGAGTTCGAAGCGGCGGGCGGAGCACTGGACGTGCCGGCGTTCTTCGACTGA